agccttcgtctgctgcagcctcagagccttcgtctgctgcagcctcagggccttcgtctgctgcagcctcagggccttcgtctgctgcagcctcagagccttcgtctggtCCCGCCTtgactggtcctgtgcccaccgggcctcggccagtacgcctgacactggagagccgccgccgctgccttccgcgcggccggcccctgAACTGCACCgtcatcgcctgagtggccgccgctgccttccgcacggccggcccccggaccgccttcgcctgagtggccgccgtcgccttccgcacggccggccccccgaACTGCGTCCACGTCgtcgccgtcgccttccgcacaGTCGGCCCCCGGACCAGCGCTGTCATCgtcgccgtcgccttccgcacggtcggcccccggaccAGCGCTGTCATCGGCGACGtcgccgtccgcacggtcggccccctgagctgtctctgtgtggactccgtccctccgtcctgggccccctccgcccacCCTGTCCTGGTTTTTCGTTCTTTTGGCCGTCGGGTGCCGGCCTTTgcgggggggggtactgtcagggtttctgggtctttgacccagtattcttagttcatgttcactgtttatattctgtctgcttcacctcctgttttattgtgttagccttggtccatgtgcattatgttcCGTCCTCTTCCCattatcattagttcattatgttcagctgtgtactcaccggtctctcattatcatcattatcaccagtctgtgtatttaagccctctgttctACCCATTCAATGTCGGGTCATTAATGATGTATGTCTGATGTCAATGTCGTCTGTATGTCCAGTCAGTCAGTCCTTTGTTCATTCAGTCAGCCAGCCATTTCCTCCCTCTGTACTGTTTGCTCACTCCTTCGGCAATAAACATCCACCTTCACCTACCTGcctgtgagtccagcgtttgggtcctccttctctcATCCACGACACTACCCTTgacactggaagaaattagtttaacatttaaacctattttctgcacattccagctcataaaataaaatattttttgtgtttacactcagtctttcaaatagatgcaagtaaaacacagcagaaaataaataaagtcaaagactcagcggtcctgttgctctattttcacctgtaaagcaggagcagggtaggcggaggtttaccctggtgcaggtgtgccgcggtcagtggaagaatccgcgagtttctctgtgagtttcccattacgtcgtagctactcggtgcttgttggaagtttaggggttttttcgctgtaaaaagaagttttcttcccacgcacgatggacactaatgtttttgtcactttttatggaatcaaactcaaagtaaggtcagtacttccacgctttaaacgctgcacgctcatactctctctgcactcgatatgtgatccattgttgatctgcacacagctgttgtcactaacgtcgcactcgcttacgtcactgtcgtgagacactctcgcaaaaaaatcacggttttagtaacgcagtaacgcagcgttcctacgggaaagtaacggtaatctaattactgtttttgcaatagtaatcccttactttacttggtACTTCAAAAAAAGAATCGGATTACGCGTTACTGGAGCGTTGTTCTCCTCTGTAACAAAGCAGTGATAAAGGAATAGATGctgattttattcatttcaacTTGTGTCTTTGTGCTGCTGGATTCAGTCTGAAGCAGGCAGCAGTGCTGAACCTACCAGTGTAAATGTGATGGTGGAAGCAGAGGCCAGCACTTGGCAGTgctaaacacaataaaagactCACAAGTTCCTGCTCAAAGGTCAGCTGCCTTCAGATCAATCATTAACCTGCAGCAGGTTGTGGCCTGATGTGTTTGTAAGAGTTTCACTTTCAGGAGGAGAAGATTTAAACGAGTCACACAAATGTGAACTACAAAGTCTGTGACACACAatttatgcaaactgcaggaaatCTGACCTGAAGAAATCCAGTCTTCTGCCTGTTGTGGTTGTGACAGCTGCTCGTAGGAGAGTTTGTTTGTAGGAGGTGGAGATGTTCTCAGATCAAGTGCGTAATCGTCTCTTTGTGTAGACGCTAAAAGCTGTGAGCCAAAACTCTCTGCTCTGAAACTCTTCACTCAGTCCTCACGCTGAGAGTTTAGAGGCTGAACTTCTTGTTCCTCCATAACACTTTTCATGAAGTagcagaaatgagcttgtgTTTCTCAGCAGTGCGCACACAGAGAACCGATCCTCTCTGCTCAGTCTGaacaaatcaaagtgaaacgtcagtgaaaacacagctgctgATCAAACTGTGTCAGATTAATGCCTTCAATTttgatctctctcttttttttttagctgtagaTGGATTCAGTAAAAAGATTGTGAGTCATTCCACAATGCCAATCAAAAACAACTTGAGCATCTATGAATATGTTTTCAGGTAATACAACCTCTCAAACCATTTATTTCATCTTAAGTGTTTTGATGGACATGTTAGTCATATTGGACATGAGCTGCACCCAAATTTACAATATTTGAATTTAAATTAGACATGCAACAGATGGGTCTGGTTATGTTCCTGAATATAATATATTAAGAACTTACCAAACATTTTGATCAACATTTTctattaatgtaaaaataaataaaatggaattgcaCATGAATCATTTAACTACTTTATTGCAATTAATCAGTGTTCATTTATGAATGGAACAAGGTTCTTGGATTTCCACATATCTTTCAATTGTTCTGACATACATCTAAAGTCTGAGCATGACAGTGACATTGCAAAGAAACTTAAGAAATATATGTTGTCCTACTACAACTAAAATATTacccaaaaaaaacatgaatgaataCATTCAAAATAATAACACCTTTGCTGGTCTTAAAGCAAAATAGTTAataaatgttctttatttttcctgtaCCAGACCTGCAGTGATCACCTATGGTATGTGGGACCAGGTGCGAGTAGACCATGGAAAGGAATTTTATTTAACACTGTTCATGCAAGAGATGCTGTCACATCATCGCTTCAATCAGGAGAGACTGCCTTATTTACAGACCTCATCCACAAGAGTAAGATTTAAGTACCATTAACATCAGCTGAAATTCTTATACTATTACGTGTACTACTACGtacatttaagacatgtttcTTTTAACTCTTTTAGAACCACACAGTTGAAAGGATTTGGCCTGAAATCAACAACCGTGTCAACTACCCACTAAAAACTGCCCTACTCCAGCTGATGGACCAGGAGGAGATAGATATGGAGGATAACCTTGTGCGATACTGTGTGTCCAATCTAACCTGTCAGCTGTGTAACATTGGTCTTGCAAGTGTGGTAGAATCATGGAATGCTCATAGAAtcccaggtaaaaaaaaaaaaaaaaaaaagtcagattgcTTACAACCCTGATAATGAACATTTAAACACCTCCTCTATTTTTTACAGGAAAAGGCATACCAAATCACTTTGCAGAACATGGGTGTAAAAGAAGAATTTCTCCAGAGCTCTTGCCAAATGCACTTGAAGCAGCAGACCTTTACAGGCAGCACTTGGGATCTGCACTCAAAGAATATTCGACTTTTGGAGTTGATCCCTTCACAACCGAACAGGACAAACTTAGAACAGAGagtcattttgcagaaaaatatCCTGatatttcacatttgttttttagagCCGTAAATGGTGACTTTATGCCATACAAAGAAGCTCTGCTCTGTCTCATAAACATAACTCAGAGAAATGTATGAACCACTGCATCTGTAAACTGTAcagaacagacaaaaaaaaaaatcaactgactGTAAACATTTGTGTGTACACACTACATTACTCCTCTGCAAAAAAAGATTTCAATACAGAAAATGCAGCTGTTAGACCAGTAATTTGTAGAACTCCGTTGTTACTCTCCCTgcattttgcacagtgctgtgatGTCTCTTGCCACTGTTCCACACATGTCTTGCAGCCAATAATGCTTCTGCAGCACAGTGAGAACACTGGATCCTCAATGATGTCTGCAAAAGTAAATCAGATAAGTGAGACTGTTATCCATTTATGTTGAATTTAGTTCAAACTATAGGTTCAAAGTCAGTCTTGACATAAATTTACAGACAGCATGCAGAATATTTTTGGTTATTCTGTAATTCCTCTTGTTCACGCTGTTCTGAGAAAGTCCCTGTCTATATTTTTGTCTATAATTGATGAGGGGCAAAATCAGTACATTTTCTCAATTAGCaagcaagaaaaatgaaaaagttacAGGTACTTGATTCAATATATGCAACTACAGTCCCATTTTAAATGTGAACTTTTTAGTTTTACATTACTGTGAACAGTGTACCGTCACCCATACTGACATTGTAATCAATTTGAAAAGCTATACTTTCATAGTCAAGATTGCAAGGAGAACCCAAATTAAATGTGCATGTAAACTTTTGAATGTTATGTTACAGTAGACCTGCATCTTGATTGTCTGTGCCTAAGTATTTAAATGGACACTGCTGAATAAAGAGCCTATGTTtggtaaaaaaatgtttgtccaAAGTAATGATTGAATGTGGTTTGACattgttttaattgtaattaaaaTGTTAGTGTAGATGTAATGTATTTACTAAGCAACATTTGAACATACTCATACAAACCACGCAGCTAAATCCCTCCTTGAGTGTCTGCAGCTTGGGGGTTGTGACTTTCTGGGCAACTGCAAGATCAGTGAGCTCTTTGATTGCTGCTGTGACAGCTGGCAGACTTTGAGATGCCAACACCAACTCTTCTATTTTGTCACTCACTTCTCCCAAACTGGCACTGTCATCATCTTTACGGCTGCTACAAATAAAAATGGATAATCAGATGTCAAAGCTACTTACTGGCTTAAAGAAACATCACATCACTTACTGATAGATGATGATTTATGTAGTGATGTCTTACTGCTATTATAggatttaaatcaaattaattcTTCTATATTGATGTTCATCCTATAGTATATACATATTTATTCACATACCTcagtttcttcctctttgttccCTGGAGGCAATTAAAGTCTTGTTCAGGCACAGCAAGAATTTTTCGTgcattttgtctccagtactgtGACCctacagatgaaaaacaaaaccaaagaaacctGTTTAGAAGCCAATACCATATTACCCAATAAATATTACAAAGAGTCTGGTAAGACATGTCTCTCCATAAGATATGGGCTTTAGCTGTAATATTATGGCTCACCTGTTGTGCCCTCCGACTCCAGAATTGCATTGCCCTGTGCATCTGTCAAAATTATTGGGTTGTAATTACCAATGGCATCTTGCACTTTTCCTACTATCCCTTGAAGCGTAGCCTCAGACTCCAGGAATCGTACAACCACCATTCTATTGGGAATCAACCTCCCACCAACTACATCTGCAAAGTACACTGatctgtaaaacaaaacataataattttacATATCTTGTAAAAGACAGCAGGCCACAAATCCATTCAGTGATTGCTATAGGCAAATTGTACTAAAACAGCTTTGCTATTCTTAACAATTCAACTATCCATGCACcttatgtttctttttattttgcctgTTCTGTAATTTAATATTCAAGAACACAGACTCATCCTACCTCTGAAATGTTTTGGAGGACATAGGGGAACTTGAAGTAGCCTGCTGTGAACGTAAAGGTGCAGACGCTGCCACAGCTGGTGCTCGCATAAATGCAAAACGCTGCCCGCTGGAACCTGCTGTTGGAATTGACTCCATGTCTTCTCCGTGGACTTCATAGTGACCTCTGGGTGTAAGGTCTAATGCGCTGAAAACACCAGAGACCGCACCGGGGAACATAGCCACGTTTGAATCATCCGTGATGTACAGAGTATGCGCGGATACCTGTTTAAGAAAAGTTTCCGTAAATCACGTTGCTCTGCTAACGTGTTACTCCTGTGCACACGGTTAATAGGCTCTAAAGGCTTACTTATTAGCTAGTAGCCGGTAAAAGTCAATGAATAACTATTTACACATTAGCACATGTGCACAATTCACATATTAGCACAATGAAGACGGCTAGACATAGTATTAGTAAAAGTAGGCCTACATGAAATCACCAAATGTTAACGTTAGCCGTTCCGCAGTAAGGAAGAACAATAACGTTCATAAAAAAACTGCTGAAAGCAAAGTTTGCGAAGTTTACATATCTACCTGAAAGATGCGACCCAGTTTTTCTGCAGTCATGTCTTCGTCCCGGAGTGTCACTCTCTTAGTTTTCCTAAAAACAACGTAATGGTCCATCCTCTGTTTATTCCAGTGTAACTTTAAGGCCGTCGATCTCTTGTGTGGGGGACGGTGTGCGCGCGCCATAAAAAAACGCGCAGAAGAAGTACTTCCCGTTTCAGACATTGAAAATGcgtctatttttttgtttttgcgcTAGTATACTTTCATTATTTGAATCACGAAGAAATCCAAAAAAGCACGTCTAATTTTAAGTGTATGACGGCTATTTGTTACCACCGAATGAAAAAACAAGTTATTTTCGCCcattttattctttatcaaaaatttaaaaaatgaaaattcttttaaaaatcgTTTTTTCGTTTTGGTTTCTGAAACAAAACTTCAAATACCGAAAAGTACACGGAccaatttgaatcaaaacaatggaatttgaatgaaaacaacagaattagaatgaaaacaatggaattttaaaacaaacaacagaattagaatgaaaacaacagaattagaatagagaacagaatttgaaagaaaacaatggaatttgaatcaaaacaacagaattgaaatgtacagaacagagtttgaatgaaaacaacggaattagaatgtacagaacagagtttgaatgaaaacaacggaattagaatgtacagaacagagtttgaatgaaaacaacagaattagaatgtacagaacagactttgaatgaaaacaacggaattaaaatgtacagaacagagtttgaatgataTCAaaggaattagaatgtacagaacagagtttgaatgaaaacaacggaaatagaatgtacagaactgaatttgaatgaaaacaatggaatttgaatgaaaacaacagaatttgaatgaaaacaacagaattagaatgtacagaacagagtttgaatgaaaacaacggaattagaatgta
The DNA window shown above is from Astatotilapia calliptera chromosome 11, fAstCal1.2, whole genome shotgun sequence and carries:
- the LOC113032184 gene encoding uncharacterized protein LOC113032184, which gives rise to MPIKNNLSIYEYVFRPAVITYGMWDQVRVDHGKEFYLTLFMQEMLSHHRFNQERLPYLQTSSTRNHTVERIWPEINNRVNYPLKTALLQLMDQEEIDMEDNLVRYCVSNLTCQLCNIGLASVVESWNAHRIPGKGIPNHFAEHGCKRRISPELLPNALEAADLYRQHLGSALKEYSTFGVDPFTTEQDKLRTESHFAEKYPDISHLFFRAVNGDFMPYKEALLCLINITQRNV
- the LOC113032185 gene encoding uncharacterized protein LOC113032185: MSSKTFQRSVYFADVVGGRLIPNRMVVVRFLESEATLQGIVGKVQDAIGNYNPIILTDAQGNAILESEGTTGSQYWRQNARKILAVPEQDFNCLQGTKRKKLSSRKDDDSASLGEVSDKIEELVLASQSLPAVTAAIKELTDLAVAQKVTTPKLQTLKEGFSCVVCMNIIEDPVFSLCCRSIIGCKTCVEQWQETSQHCAKCRESNNGVLQITGLTAAFSVLKSFFAEE